In the genome of Terribacillus sp. FSL K6-0262, one region contains:
- a CDS encoding M23 family metallopeptidase, with protein sequence MKEKNSVSKSKWKRLFRKKWFFPALYLGISALLLTAVLWYQSGTNEPEQAEDDKGIFDSLDFNGDEEATPVAEQDEVVKAPVAEDAEATVVTKFYDHKADSESQENALVLYDNKYYQSTGVDYAAADGGTFDVLAALSGTVTEVKEDALHGNVVQLEHSNGVTTYYSSLEDVKVEVGQEVKQGDVLATAGQSLFAKDKATHLHFEVRNGDTAVNPESFFNQPVSKLQEAKAETEAVQEEAADTSSQKEQEETEAPADDGADANADPADEAGDSEETPDASDEEKSPEQDEQPEDDATSSSSQAQT encoded by the coding sequence ATGAAGGAAAAAAATAGCGTTTCAAAATCCAAATGGAAACGTCTTTTCCGTAAAAAATGGTTTTTCCCAGCATTGTATCTTGGTATTTCCGCTTTGCTATTAACCGCGGTATTGTGGTATCAGAGCGGTACGAACGAGCCTGAGCAGGCAGAAGATGATAAAGGTATCTTCGATTCTCTTGATTTCAATGGAGATGAAGAGGCTACGCCTGTAGCAGAACAGGACGAGGTTGTGAAGGCTCCTGTAGCAGAAGATGCAGAAGCAACAGTCGTAACTAAATTCTATGATCACAAAGCCGACAGCGAATCCCAAGAGAATGCACTCGTACTCTACGACAACAAATACTATCAAAGCACCGGAGTGGATTACGCTGCAGCAGATGGCGGAACTTTCGATGTCCTGGCAGCTTTGAGCGGTACAGTGACGGAAGTGAAAGAAGATGCCTTGCATGGGAATGTTGTCCAGCTGGAGCATAGCAATGGCGTTACGACGTATTATTCCAGTCTGGAAGATGTGAAAGTGGAAGTTGGTCAAGAAGTGAAGCAAGGCGATGTCCTGGCGACAGCAGGCCAAAGTCTGTTCGCGAAGGATAAAGCGACACATCTTCACTTCGAAGTTCGCAATGGAGACACAGCAGTAAACCCCGAGAGCTTCTTCAACCAGCCGGTAAGCAAGCTCCAGGAAGCGAAGGCAGAAACAGAAGCAGTGCAGGAAGAAGCAGCTGATACATCCAGCCAGAAGGAGCAAGAGGAGACGGAAGCACCGGCAGACGACGGTGCGGATGCCAATGCAGACCCAGCGGATGAAGCAGGTGATTCGGAAGAAACACCAGATGCATCCGATGAAGAAAAATCTCCTGAACAGGATGAGCAGCCAGAGGACGATGCAACTTCTTCTTCCTCCCAAGCTCAGACTTGA
- a CDS encoding AimR family lysis-lysogeny pheromone receptor → MNRSSLRKEATDLGKLSAATSRMTDLWSFIQLVETSHDVKQITDLAASFCIQSGSAEVMLAAMDFLGMNYYEEELQLMIERNKHCLHQRNRSYARLYELIIQYQAYKLPGDEFEKQISRHQADFPEARALILIGRIYQHFHCHDYHAIGYYLDELQETILHIKDYFLRMMMTVRMDKLLFQYHWKRNELILARKHSRNILHHTYLPGQRAVQHYKMGLTFLFDDKIASFSHLAEGSKLAKQYHISCLAQLLDRQVLPIVAAHFGIPHAYLTDDPHALAYIEFQLGQIDNARKRYPKWKPEKQTAFYKYFYGLIHQNKDYLVASYHLFIRRHKDFYFSRLPMYAIQKIDNDRPSTM, encoded by the coding sequence TTGAATCGATCAAGTTTGCGTAAGGAAGCAACTGACTTGGGCAAGCTCTCGGCTGCAACAAGCCGGATGACTGATCTTTGGTCTTTCATTCAACTAGTGGAGACAAGTCATGACGTAAAGCAGATTACAGACCTGGCTGCAAGTTTCTGTATACAATCCGGATCAGCAGAAGTCATGCTTGCAGCGATGGATTTCCTGGGTATGAATTACTATGAGGAAGAGCTTCAGCTTATGATCGAAAGGAATAAGCATTGCCTGCATCAGCGAAACAGATCATATGCCCGTTTATATGAACTGATCATTCAATATCAGGCGTATAAGCTGCCGGGTGATGAATTTGAAAAGCAGATCAGCCGCCATCAAGCTGATTTTCCCGAAGCAAGGGCCTTGATTCTGATCGGCAGGATCTACCAGCATTTTCACTGCCACGATTATCATGCCATCGGCTACTATTTGGACGAATTGCAGGAAACGATCCTCCACATCAAAGACTATTTCCTGCGGATGATGATGACTGTCCGGATGGACAAGCTTTTGTTCCAGTATCATTGGAAGCGGAACGAATTGATCCTAGCCAGGAAACATAGCCGAAATATCCTCCATCATACATATCTACCAGGTCAGCGTGCCGTGCAGCATTACAAGATGGGATTGACCTTTCTTTTTGATGACAAGATAGCAAGCTTCTCCCATCTGGCAGAAGGAAGCAAGCTGGCAAAGCAGTACCATATCTCGTGTCTTGCCCAATTGCTCGACAGGCAAGTCCTGCCGATAGTGGCTGCTCATTTCGGCATTCCGCACGCGTATCTGACGGATGATCCGCATGCCCTCGCTTATATCGAATTCCAGCTTGGACAGATCGATAATGCAAGAAAGCGCTATCCCAAGTGGAAGCCTGAAAAACAGACTGCATTCTATAAATACTTCTATGGACTGATCCACCAAAATAAGGATTACCTGGTAGCATCCTATCACCTGTTCATCCGCCGACACAAAGACTTCTATTTTTCCCGTTTACCTATGTATGCCATCCAAAAAATCGATAACGACAGACCCTCCACGATGTAG
- the spoIIID gene encoding sporulation transcriptional regulator SpoIIID, whose amino-acid sequence MHDYIKERTVRIGKHIVETKKTVRVIAKEFGVSKSTVHKDLTERLPEINPDLANEVKEILDYHKAIRHLRGGEATKLKYKLETNTDAPA is encoded by the coding sequence GTGCATGATTATATCAAGGAGCGCACGGTGCGCATAGGCAAGCACATTGTGGAGACGAAAAAGACAGTACGCGTCATTGCAAAGGAATTCGGTGTATCCAAGAGTACCGTGCATAAGGACCTGACAGAAAGACTGCCGGAAATCAATCCTGATTTGGCCAATGAAGTGAAGGAAATCCTCGATTATCACAAAGCGATTCGTCATCTGAGGGGCGGCGAAGCGACCAAACTGAAGTATAAATTGGAAACCAATACCGACGCTCCGGCCTGA
- a CDS encoding rod shape-determining protein encodes MLARDIGIDLGTANVLIHVKGKGIVLNEPSVVAMDRNTGNVLEVGEEARRMVGRTPGNIEAIRPLKDGVIADFDVTEAMLRYFINKINVKGFLSKPRMLICCPTNITKVEQKAIKEAAEKSGGKKVYLEEEPKIAAIGAGMDIFQPSGNMVVDIGGGTTDVAVLSMGDIVTAQSIRMAGDKFDAEILQYIKRKYKLLIGERTAENIKIEIATVFQGARQESIDIRGRDMVSGLPRTITVHSEEIEEALRESVALIVQAARTVLEQTPPELSADIIDRGIILTGGGAMLHGIDQLLAEQLKVPVFIAEDPMDCVAKGTGIMLENIDKLEKRKVV; translated from the coding sequence ATATTGGCACGAGATATAGGAATTGACCTCGGTACGGCAAACGTACTAATACATGTAAAAGGAAAAGGAATCGTTCTGAATGAACCATCCGTTGTCGCGATGGATAGAAATACAGGGAATGTACTGGAAGTAGGGGAAGAAGCACGACGCATGGTAGGCAGAACACCTGGCAATATTGAAGCGATTCGTCCGCTTAAGGATGGCGTAATTGCTGATTTTGATGTGACAGAAGCGATGCTTCGCTATTTCATCAACAAGATCAATGTAAAAGGTTTTCTATCCAAACCGCGCATGCTGATTTGCTGCCCGACGAACATCACGAAAGTCGAACAAAAAGCAATCAAGGAAGCAGCAGAGAAATCAGGCGGTAAGAAGGTGTATTTAGAAGAAGAACCAAAAATAGCTGCAATCGGGGCAGGGATGGATATCTTCCAGCCAAGCGGCAATATGGTAGTCGATATCGGCGGCGGTACGACGGATGTCGCAGTTCTGTCCATGGGGGACATCGTGACTGCACAATCCATCCGTATGGCCGGGGATAAGTTCGATGCAGAGATCCTGCAGTATATCAAACGCAAATACAAGCTATTGATCGGGGAGCGCACAGCCGAGAATATCAAGATCGAGATCGCGACCGTCTTCCAAGGAGCGCGTCAGGAATCGATCGATATCCGCGGCCGGGATATGGTAAGCGGTCTTCCGCGCACCATCACTGTCCATTCGGAAGAAATCGAAGAAGCATTGCGTGAATCGGTTGCCTTGATTGTACAAGCGGCACGCACGGTACTGGAGCAGACTCCTCCAGAGCTGTCCGCGGATATCATCGATCGCGGTATCATCCTGACTGGCGGCGGCGCGATGCTGCACGGTATCGACCAGCTGCTGGCAGAGCAGCTGAAGGTTCCTGTCTTCATTGCCGAAGATCCGATGGATTGTGTGGCAAAAGGCACTGGCATCATGCTTGAAAATATCGACAAACTAGAGAAACGCAAAGTAGTTTGA
- a CDS encoding flagellar hook-basal body protein yields MLKGLYTAASGMLAQQRKQEVLSNNLANANTNGYKADQGQLRAFPEMLLKATESKPASVDDSRYISVSREIGSINSGVYVQETIPNFVQGDLRETGISTDTALVDGAYPDENGSVFFNLQTADGEAYTRNGSFTIDAEGFLTNDQGSYILDADGNPIQTNDQTYTMTADGTMQFADGRNIQLGLTYVQDANLLDKQGENVYTASEEAQAEDARATAGVAYNIVQGAVEGSNVDMEQTMTDMMQAYRTFEMNQKVMTAYDESLGKAVNEVGKL; encoded by the coding sequence TTGCTGAAAGGATTATATACTGCTGCATCCGGTATGCTCGCCCAGCAGCGCAAGCAGGAAGTACTGTCCAATAACTTAGCCAATGCGAATACGAATGGATACAAGGCAGATCAAGGCCAGCTTCGGGCCTTTCCCGAAATGCTTTTGAAAGCGACGGAGAGCAAGCCGGCATCGGTCGATGATTCCCGCTACATTTCCGTTTCGAGGGAAATCGGGAGCATCAATTCAGGTGTGTATGTACAAGAGACGATCCCGAATTTCGTGCAGGGGGATTTGCGTGAAACAGGCATCAGTACGGATACGGCATTGGTGGATGGTGCATATCCGGATGAGAATGGCTCCGTCTTCTTCAACCTCCAAACCGCGGATGGGGAAGCCTACACCCGAAATGGCAGCTTTACGATCGATGCGGAAGGTTTCCTGACAAATGATCAAGGCAGCTACATATTGGATGCCGATGGAAACCCGATCCAGACGAACGATCAGACGTACACGATGACAGCTGATGGCACGATGCAATTCGCCGATGGCAGAAACATCCAGCTCGGATTGACTTACGTACAGGATGCAAATCTGCTGGACAAGCAGGGAGAGAATGTATATACCGCAAGTGAAGAAGCGCAGGCAGAAGATGCCAGGGCGACGGCCGGGGTTGCATACAACATCGTCCAAGGTGCCGTAGAGGGTTCCAATGTCGATATGGAGCAGACGATGACCGATATGATGCAGGCATATCGAACATTCGAGATGAACCAGAAGGTCATGACGGCTTATGATGAGAGTCTTGGAAAAGCAGTCAATGAAGTAGGGAAGCTGTAA
- a CDS encoding flagellar hook-basal body protein gives MSRMMTQAAVTMGQLQQRLDLIANNMANSSTAGYKAQTSNFSSLLYQQLDNPPNDEANTDNRSTSDGIRIGSGAYMSSTNPLMTKGTIQTTDRNLDAALVNDNQFFTITGQDGQQRYTRAGNFYLQPQQDGTVALTTADGDFVNGADGPIALQPDFDSITINDSGEIVVGRNGQTAVEANLEIMAIDNPRVLTRTGDTAFELNDPALARGLAPDEVELQAGSLEGSNVDLSEQMTAMVNTQRAYQFNARSISMSDQMSSLINQIR, from the coding sequence ATGAGCAGAATGATGACACAGGCTGCGGTAACGATGGGACAGCTGCAGCAGCGATTGGATTTGATCGCGAATAATATGGCAAATTCGAGTACAGCAGGGTATAAAGCGCAAACCTCCAATTTCTCTTCCTTGCTTTATCAGCAGCTGGACAATCCGCCGAATGATGAGGCGAACACGGATAACAGGAGCACAAGTGACGGCATCCGCATCGGCTCGGGAGCCTATATGAGCAGTACGAATCCGCTCATGACGAAAGGGACGATCCAGACGACAGATCGCAATCTCGATGCCGCATTGGTGAATGACAATCAATTTTTCACCATCACTGGACAAGACGGACAGCAGCGCTACACGCGTGCCGGGAATTTCTATCTTCAGCCGCAGCAGGACGGGACAGTGGCGCTGACAACAGCTGATGGAGACTTTGTCAACGGTGCCGATGGTCCTATTGCATTACAGCCTGATTTTGATAGTATTACAATCAATGACAGCGGAGAAATCGTTGTTGGCCGTAATGGCCAGACTGCTGTGGAAGCGAATCTTGAGATCATGGCAATCGATAATCCGCGCGTGCTGACCAGAACCGGCGATACGGCCTTTGAGCTGAATGATCCGGCACTTGCACGGGGATTGGCTCCGGATGAAGTCGAACTGCAGGCAGGCAGCCTGGAGGGCTCGAATGTCGATCTAAGTGAACAAATGACTGCAATGGTCAATACACAGCGCGCCTATCAATTCAATGCCCGTTCGATTTCCATGAGTGATCAGATGAGCAGTCTCATCAACCAGATAAGATAA
- a CDS encoding DNA-directed RNA polymerase subunit beta — MPSNASKLQTKEQYEKKNQAEGEKAPKKQRRRLFPIWLRLLVVPIILVIFLLLGMLFGYGVLGDGNALDVLKRDTWTHIYDLINEKS; from the coding sequence ATGCCGAGTAATGCATCCAAACTCCAGACAAAGGAACAATATGAGAAGAAAAACCAGGCAGAAGGAGAGAAGGCGCCGAAGAAACAGCGGAGAAGGCTGTTCCCGATTTGGCTTCGCTTGCTGGTGGTGCCGATCATCCTCGTCATCTTCCTGCTGCTTGGCATGCTGTTTGGGTATGGAGTACTTGGAGATGGCAATGCACTGGACGTCCTCAAACGAGATACATGGACACACATCTATGATTTGATCAACGAGAAGTCCTGA
- a CDS encoding lmo0937 family membrane protein: MLNLLLWIGIIVVAFWLIGVIFNILGGIIHIFLVIAAILFVIYAIRKSRGRT; encoded by the coding sequence ATGCTGAATCTTTTATTATGGATCGGCATCATCGTAGTCGCGTTCTGGCTCATTGGTGTCATTTTCAATATTCTCGGAGGTATCATCCATATCTTCCTCGTCATCGCTGCCATCCTGTTTGTCATTTATGCGATCAGGAAAAGCAGGGGCAGGACATAA
- the fabZ gene encoding 3-hydroxyacyl-ACP dehydratase FabZ, translating into MYDVQQIKEIIPHRYPFLLVDQITEIEEGKRAVGKKNVTINEPFFQGHFPDYPVMPGVLIIEALAQTGAFAMLMKEENKGKIGFLAGVDKCRFKRQVKPGDTLKLEVEIIRLKGPVGKGKATATVDGELACEAEITFAIK; encoded by the coding sequence ATGTATGATGTACAACAAATCAAAGAAATAATCCCGCATCGCTATCCATTTTTGCTGGTGGATCAAATAACGGAAATCGAAGAAGGGAAACGTGCTGTCGGAAAGAAGAACGTGACGATCAATGAACCATTCTTCCAAGGGCATTTCCCTGATTATCCGGTAATGCCGGGAGTATTGATCATCGAAGCCCTTGCACAGACAGGTGCGTTTGCGATGCTGATGAAAGAAGAGAACAAAGGGAAGATCGGTTTTCTTGCCGGTGTCGACAAATGCCGCTTCAAACGCCAAGTAAAACCAGGTGATACATTGAAACTGGAAGTGGAAATCATCCGCCTGAAGGGACCGGTCGGCAAAGGAAAAGCGACTGCAACCGTTGATGGGGAGCTTGCTTGCGAAGCAGAAATCACATTTGCCATCAAATGA
- a CDS encoding competence protein ComK — MQIEKRDQYIINRNTIAVLHLNDPIYQARVLEADKEIWVEQSPLAIIDHSCMQYGSSYEGRVHAIGRLLRTDKKVPIPVHPAHGVFMLPTSSPTNSHCVWLSFYHIQSYKETKSRTRVSFYNGTVLFTETSERSFDQQYKRTGTVIALLNNEHFFIGQSLS, encoded by the coding sequence ATGCAAATAGAAAAAAGGGATCAGTATATCATCAATCGCAATACCATAGCTGTCCTTCATCTGAATGATCCAATCTATCAAGCTCGTGTCCTCGAAGCCGATAAAGAAATTTGGGTGGAACAATCACCTCTTGCCATCATCGATCATAGCTGTATGCAATATGGCTCTTCCTATGAAGGCAGGGTGCATGCAATCGGCAGGCTGCTGCGGACAGATAAGAAGGTGCCTATCCCTGTGCATCCTGCTCATGGTGTTTTTATGCTTCCGACTTCCTCACCTACGAATTCCCATTGCGTCTGGCTGTCTTTCTATCACATACAATCCTACAAAGAAACAAAAAGCCGCACCCGAGTCAGCTTCTATAATGGTACCGTTTTGTTCACGGAAACATCGGAGCGCTCCTTCGACCAGCAATATAAACGGACGGGCACTGTCATTGCGCTGCTGAACAATGAGCACTTCTTCATAGGACAGTCACTTTCCTGA
- a CDS encoding acyltransferase has protein sequence MQMTRNYTIDFFKCLAIFGVVCIHTHTFRDTAVPFGNGEIWAFIIDTLARFSVPFFFAASGYLFAMKLQRTDDTFAYFKRYTGKLIGLLAAWFSFYWIYDFIRMLATSSGTMNEQKAQLTAYFQDTFQWRTLLDGISYTQYQLWFMFALIFSIIIIYAAYRLRLLKLTLLAALLLNLIGLLGQSYGPLFHVTMEETTRNGIYFGLFYTALGACFGLYEKQIIQKAQAIRLKTIGMVIAAGFILQLIERYLLHYGLDLPQGEYFISTIPLTIALLLFTLKARHIGNHRYVSIVAKNVVGIYLIHTFWRSIFDQALDQSNITHTFAWGLLYAPILYAVSLLSYMGLQYMKGKLSNPTVPRQAKPRTALRPSNSLIK, from the coding sequence ATGCAAATGACGAGAAACTATACCATCGACTTCTTCAAATGCCTAGCCATCTTCGGAGTCGTTTGTATCCATACGCATACATTCCGGGATACAGCCGTCCCCTTCGGAAATGGGGAAATTTGGGCATTCATCATTGATACTCTGGCGCGTTTCTCTGTCCCATTCTTCTTTGCCGCATCCGGCTATTTATTCGCTATGAAGCTGCAACGGACAGATGACACATTCGCGTATTTCAAACGCTATACGGGAAAGCTGATCGGTCTGCTTGCCGCCTGGTTTTCTTTTTATTGGATATATGATTTCATCAGGATGCTGGCCACTTCCTCCGGGACGATGAATGAGCAGAAAGCCCAGCTGACAGCTTATTTTCAGGATACCTTCCAGTGGCGTACATTGCTGGACGGGATATCCTATACGCAATATCAGCTTTGGTTCATGTTCGCTTTGATCTTTTCGATCATCATCATTTACGCTGCCTACAGGCTGCGGCTCCTGAAGCTTACCTTGCTGGCAGCTCTTCTGCTTAATTTGATCGGTCTCCTCGGACAATCCTACGGACCATTGTTTCACGTCACCATGGAGGAAACGACGAGAAACGGTATTTACTTCGGATTATTTTATACAGCGCTTGGTGCTTGCTTTGGATTGTATGAAAAGCAAATCATCCAGAAAGCCCAAGCAATCCGTTTGAAAACGATAGGAATGGTTATAGCTGCCGGTTTTATCCTGCAGCTGATCGAACGTTATCTCCTGCATTATGGACTGGACTTGCCGCAAGGGGAATATTTCATCAGCACGATTCCTTTGACGATAGCTCTCCTGCTGTTTACCCTAAAAGCACGGCATATCGGAAATCACCGCTATGTCAGCATAGTCGCAAAGAATGTAGTCGGCATTTATTTGATCCATACATTTTGGCGAAGTATTTTCGATCAAGCGCTGGATCAATCGAACATCACGCATACATTTGCCTGGGGCCTTCTATATGCCCCGATTCTATATGCGGTGTCCCTGCTGTCTTACATGGGCTTGCAATATATGAAAGGGAAGCTCAGCAACCCGACTGTCCCAAGACAAGCGAAGCCTCGTACTGCCCTGCGACCAAGCAACAGTCTCATCAAATAG
- a CDS encoding efflux RND transporter periplasmic adaptor subunit, which yields MMKKLVLPLGIVLVLVNIVILSLDDEGQVGRTNFIPKWEQVTAQDVKETLSVPAVLTSAEEVPVYLDPESGSMSEILVRPGDTIEEGDDLFTYKAADYGKTYRELTAAITTLEQQAEAVEQAISAVEGAGDIEAAAAPMEPIVPTEDGGDADAANEALRQATEEQTAQMQEQYRIGLEKELAQKHAELTAAEAQLSELEETGEYVTVTSPSAGTVKSVRQTGEGPIVTLESKELVISGELTEAERKQVQDGMTVEAKLRDGGPVLEGEITDLAEQPVAAAQESTYRFEAFYASEEEQTDQLVAGYHLDTDILLDFARQAPAVKPSQVKDDRIWKMANGQLFTAKVEIGAQNDKQAAVTSGLEAGAFIPAKQGDHYQNEPFVTPWKPHQMAWSTWKDSFTGYEFLLGLLDH from the coding sequence ATGATGAAAAAGCTAGTATTGCCATTGGGAATCGTCCTCGTACTGGTCAATATCGTCATTTTGTCCCTGGATGATGAAGGGCAGGTGGGCAGGACGAATTTCATACCTAAGTGGGAACAGGTGACAGCACAGGATGTAAAGGAGACTTTATCCGTCCCCGCTGTGCTGACATCTGCAGAAGAAGTGCCGGTCTATTTGGATCCGGAATCAGGGTCGATGTCCGAAATCCTTGTCAGGCCTGGTGATACGATTGAAGAAGGGGATGATCTCTTTACTTATAAAGCAGCTGATTATGGGAAGACATATCGCGAGTTGACGGCTGCGATCACAACGCTTGAGCAGCAGGCCGAGGCAGTGGAGCAGGCCATCTCGGCTGTGGAGGGAGCTGGGGACATCGAGGCAGCTGCAGCTCCTATGGAACCGATCGTGCCAACGGAGGATGGGGGAGATGCCGATGCAGCAAATGAGGCGCTGCGTCAGGCGACAGAAGAGCAGACAGCCCAAATGCAGGAGCAATATCGTATCGGTTTGGAAAAAGAGCTTGCCCAGAAGCATGCAGAGCTGACAGCAGCCGAGGCACAGCTGTCGGAATTGGAGGAAACAGGGGAGTATGTGACCGTGACGAGTCCTTCAGCCGGCACGGTGAAATCAGTCAGGCAAACCGGTGAGGGGCCGATCGTCACCTTGGAGAGCAAGGAGCTTGTCATTTCCGGTGAGCTGACGGAAGCGGAGCGCAAGCAGGTACAGGACGGGATGACGGTCGAAGCGAAGCTCCGTGACGGCGGTCCTGTCCTGGAAGGGGAAATCACGGATTTGGCGGAACAGCCTGTTGCTGCGGCACAAGAAAGCACTTATAGATTCGAAGCATTCTACGCTTCCGAAGAGGAACAAACTGATCAGCTTGTGGCTGGCTATCATTTGGATACCGATATCTTGCTTGATTTTGCCCGTCAGGCTCCGGCAGTCAAGCCAAGCCAAGTGAAAGACGATCGAATCTGGAAAATGGCAAATGGTCAGCTATTTACGGCAAAGGTGGAAATAGGGGCACAGAATGACAAGCAGGCTGCTGTCACCTCCGGTCTCGAAGCGGGGGCATTCATTCCGGCCAAGCAGGGAGATCACTATCAGAACGAGCCCTTCGTTACACCTTGGAAACCGCATCAGATGGCTTGGTCGACTTGGAAGGATTCATTTACAGGCTATGAATTCCTGCTTGGTTTGCTTGATCATTGA
- a CDS encoding glycosyltransferase family 4 protein, which yields MKVHLIANMYPSKQHPNYGVFVENTEKILARSGVAFDRTVVTKQAGSIGKLIAYGSHFFKVIGKSLFRKYDVTYVHYATHNSIPVLIAKKLNKKMVIYTNVHGSDVVPEFKKRQKYQPYVKRLLEESDTVITPSAYYKELVQQKYGLTNRIEIFPSGGIDKQTFFEKETKLACRELEIDPAYSYIGFVGRIDRGKGWDVYLKAAKLLKEQGKLGNCKLLFIGDGLEKESFETMVDSYGLRDHLVHFPLLSQQKLNSVYNSMTVFCFPTMREGESLGLVGLEAMACGTPVIGSSMAGLLDYMENGRNGFLFEPGSAEGLAASIDTYMELPEEAKQSMREAAKQTAAAYEVEAIKPRLTEIFSV from the coding sequence ATGAAAGTTCATTTGATCGCAAATATGTATCCGAGCAAGCAGCACCCCAATTATGGGGTTTTCGTCGAAAATACAGAGAAGATCCTTGCCCGATCGGGGGTGGCTTTCGACCGCACCGTCGTTACCAAACAGGCCGGTTCGATCGGAAAATTGATCGCTTATGGAAGCCACTTCTTTAAAGTGATCGGCAAATCGTTATTCCGGAAATATGATGTCACTTATGTGCACTATGCAACACATAATTCCATACCAGTATTGATTGCCAAGAAATTGAATAAGAAGATGGTCATCTATACGAATGTGCATGGCAGCGATGTAGTGCCGGAGTTTAAGAAACGGCAAAAATATCAGCCCTATGTGAAGCGGCTGCTGGAAGAGTCGGACACTGTCATCACACCGAGTGCTTATTATAAGGAGCTTGTGCAGCAGAAGTATGGGTTGACGAATCGAATTGAAATATTTCCTTCCGGCGGTATCGACAAGCAGACCTTCTTTGAAAAGGAAACAAAGCTTGCGTGCCGAGAACTGGAAATAGATCCTGCTTACAGCTATATCGGATTCGTCGGCCGGATCGATCGCGGAAAAGGCTGGGATGTCTATTTGAAGGCAGCCAAGCTGCTGAAGGAGCAGGGGAAGCTAGGGAACTGCAAGTTATTGTTCATCGGTGATGGCCTGGAAAAAGAAAGCTTCGAAACAATGGTGGACAGCTATGGCTTGCGGGATCATCTTGTCCATTTCCCGCTTTTGTCCCAGCAAAAGCTGAACAGTGTATACAACAGCATGACTGTGTTCTGTTTCCCGACGATGCGGGAAGGGGAAAGCCTCGGTCTAGTCGGTCTGGAAGCGATGGCTTGCGGTACGCCTGTGATTGGCAGCAGCATGGCTGGTCTGCTGGACTATATGGAAAATGGCCGCAACGGCTTTCTGTTTGAGCCGGGTTCGGCAGAGGGGCTTGCGGCAAGCATTGATACTTATATGGAATTGCCGGAAGAGGCAAAGCAATCCATGCGGGAAGCTGCAAAGCAAACAGCTGCCGCTTATGAAGTCGAGGCGATCAAGCCTCGTTTGACGGAAATTTTTTCTGTATGA